The Rufibacter sp. DG15C region TGTCCTGAAAATGCGCGGGACTAACCATGATTCTTCCATTAGAAGGTATTCTATAGACGGCGCCGGCATAAGAATAGGGGAGCCTCTGGAAATACTTAGTGGAATATTGAGTGGTAACCCAGTCGTTATCAGCCAGAATGAATAGAGAAACGCCATTACGGCAGCTGCCGGATAAATTTTTGGCAGCGAAACAAAACAGCAACAATGGCTAAATATAGAATACAGCTTTATATAAGCGGCGAGACGCAGACCACCATCAAGGCCAAGGGGATGATGGACAGTATCTGCACAGATCACCTTAAGGGAGACTGTGATATAGAAGTGATTGACATCTTAGTTGATCCGGAGAAAGCTGAGGAGGAGGGAATCATGGCCATTCCTACATTGATTAGAAAATCACCTTTGCCAGAGATTAGACTTATAGGTGCTTTGACCATCAAAACCAGAATCATTACAGGCCTTGGGATTGAGATGGAGGATGTAGAAGGGTAGGTACCTTAACATGATCCTAGATACATCACCAAATGCATATTTCCTTAAAAAGAGTAAGCAATAAAAGCATTCTATTCTGCGCAAGCCATTATTACCTAAAACCCCGGTTCATCCGGGGTTTTTAATTATTGTTAAAGATTACTTTCCCTTAAATAATACCAGATGACCGCCTTGGCAAATCCAACGCCTTCTTCTACTGTGCCGCGTTCAATCTGTTGCTTTGCAAACTGCATTTTTATTCTGCAATAGTTGACAACGTGGTCATAATGGTTCTCGGTGGGTTTGTGGGCAGTCAAATCCTCAAATACCTTAAGGGAACGGTCAATACAAAGAAGGTTCTCTTGCATGAAGCCAGATTTACCCTCGTTCAGCACTTCCATATCGCCAAGGATGGTGCGCAAAGCATATACACTCTTCTCAGAATATGGCATTTAATTTACCTGTAGATTATGGCTGCGGTGTTGCCTCCATTAGTGTAAATCAAATGTACTGCTATTAAATGTTGTGATTTTGGAAAAGGTGATGGTATAAATACTGATTTATTTATTGACGTGATAACTAATGGACATAGGTCCTTTGCCTATGTACTTAATTGAATCAATGAAGGTAAAGCATACATGCGATTATGCTTCTTATGGTAGTATCAATAAGCTAATTGCGAAACATATTATACTTCACCAATAAAGACTAACTCATGGCTACTTTCCTAGGGGCAATGTTCTGGTTGGATCTAAAGAGGTTGTCAGGGTCATATTTGGTTTTCACTTCTACCAGGCGTTTATAGTTGGCGCCGTAGGCAGCCTTTATTCGGTCTGTTTCTTCTTCTGTGAGAAAGTTGACATAAACCCCGCCCGTTGCATACTCAGCTGTCTCCCGGAAGAAATTGCGAGACCAGGTAATGCAGGCTTCGTCTTCTGCAGGTGTTTCCCAGCGACCGTGTACGTTCATAATGAAATTGGAATCACGGTGAGGGTAGGCCGTTTCTTCTTCGCCAATTCTGTTCATCTGTCCTCCTACCAGGCCAATAAAAATTTCTGTATGAGGAGATGGCAGCTTGTTCACGTATTCAATTACTTTGTCTAGCAATCCATCACTAAGGGTTTGGAAATTGTGTGACTTCCAATAGTTACGGGCACCTGCCGTTAATAATGGATCAAACGTTTTCTGCCAAGCGGCATAAGTATGGGGGCCTATCACGTCAGCAATAGGGCTTCCGAAGTTGCGTAATGGTTGTAGAATCCGTTCCCCTTCGCCAATATCTCCATTATGGAAAGCAGCAAGCACCACTACTGGTTTGCCATGGAATTCTGTAGGTATAAAAGGGAGGGGTGGAGCGAGCCGCATCACGGTCCAGACTGCGGTTTCGTCAGGCAAATCTGCCACAAACGCGCGGTAAAACTGTAGAACTTGCTTTGCATTATCAAATGGATGCACAATAAGCCCAGAGAGTATTTCTGGCCCTACTGGATGGAGCTGAAACTCAAAGGACGTCACAACCCCAAAATTACCGCCACCACCCCGAATAG contains the following coding sequences:
- a CDS encoding circadian clock KaiB family protein; amino-acid sequence: MAKYRIQLYISGETQTTIKAKGMMDSICTDHLKGDCDIEVIDILVDPEKAEEEGIMAIPTLIRKSPLPEIRLIGALTIKTRIITGLGIEMEDVEG
- a CDS encoding FAD-binding oxidoreductase, which translates into the protein MNKYVISKIDGSTTELSEEEISSFSESLHGELVTPSSTQYDEVRAIWNGMINRRPGLIVRCHGAADVVQAVNFAKKHEMRISVRGCGHNIAGSAVCEGGLMIDLKPMDSVHIDPMRRTARVEPGCTLADFDHEAQAFGLATPTGINSTTGISGLTLGGGFGWLSRKYGMTIDNLLSADVVTADGQLVQASKESNQDLFWAIRGGGGNFGVVTSFEFQLHPVGPEILSGLIVHPFDNAKQVLQFYRAFVADLPDETAVWTVMRLAPPLPFIPTEFHGKPVVVLAAFHNGDIGEGERILQPLRNFGSPIADVIGPHTYAAWQKTFDPLLTAGARNYWKSHNFQTLSDGLLDKVIEYVNKLPSPHTEIFIGLVGGQMNRIGEEETAYPHRDSNFIMNVHGRWETPAEDEACITWSRNFFRETAEYATGGVYVNFLTEEETDRIKAAYGANYKRLVEVKTKYDPDNLFRSNQNIAPRKVAMS